A section of the Symphalangus syndactylus isolate Jambi chromosome 19, NHGRI_mSymSyn1-v2.1_pri, whole genome shotgun sequence genome encodes:
- the DYRK3 gene encoding dual specificity tyrosine-phosphorylation-regulated kinase 3 isoform X1 → MGGTARGPGRKDAGPPGAGLPPQQRRLGDGVYDTFMMIDETKCPPCSNVLCNPSEPPPPRRLNMTTEQFTRDHTQHFVDGGEMKVEQLFQEFGNRKSNTIQSDGISDSDKCSPTVSQGKSSDCLNTVKSNRSSKAPKVVPLTPEQALKQYKHHLTAYEKLEIINYPEIYFVGPNAKKRHGVIGGPNNGGYDDADGAYIHVPRDHLAYRYEVLKIIGKGSFGQVARVYDHKLRQYVALKMVRNEKRFHRQAAEEIRILEHLKKQDKTGSMNVIHMLESFTFRNHVCMAFELLSIDLYELIKKNKFQGFSIQLVRKFAQSILQSLDALHKNKIIHCDLKPENILLKHHGRSSTKVIDFGSSCFEYQKLYTYIQSRFYRAPEIILGSRYSTPIDIWSFGCILAELLTGQPLFPGEDEGDQLACMMELLGMPPPKLLEQSKRAKYFINSKGIPRYCSVTTQADGRVVLVGGRSRRGKKRGPPGSKDWGTALKGCDDYLFIEFLKRCLHWDPSARLTPAQALRHPWISKSVPRPLTTIDKVSGKRVVNPASAFQGLGSKLPPVVGIANKLKANLMSETNGSIPLCSVLPKLIS, encoded by the exons ATGGGAGGCACAGCTCGCGGGCCTGGGCGGAAAGATGCGGGGCCGCCTGGGGCCGGGCTCCCGCCCCAGCAGCGGAG GTTGGGGGATGGTGTCTATGACACCTTCATGATGATAGATGAAACCAAATGTCCCCCTTGTTCAAATGTACTCTGCAATCCTTCTGAACCACCTCCACCCAGAAGACTAAAt aTGACCACTGAGCAGTTTACAAGAGATCATACTCAGCACTTTGTGGATGGAGGTGAGATGAAGGTAGAACAGCTGTTTCAAGAATTTGGCAACAGAAAATCCAATACTATTCAGTCAGATGGCATCAGTGACTCTGACAAATGCTCTCCTACTGTTTCTCAGGGTAAAAGTTCAGATTGCTTGAATACAGTAAAATCCAACCGTTCATCCAAGGCACCCAAAGTGGTGCCTCTGACTCCAGAACAAGCCCTGAAGCAATATAAACACCACCTCACTGCCTATGAGAAACTGGAAATAATTAATTATCCAGAAATTTACTTTGTAGGTCCAAATGCCAAAAAAAGACATGGAGTTATTGGTGGTCCCAATAATGGAGGGTATGATGATGCAGATGGGGCCTATATTCATGTACCTCGAGACCATCTAGCTTATCGATATGAGGTGCTGAAAATTATCGGCAAGGGGAGTTTTGGGCAGGTGGCCAGGGTCTATGATCACAAACTTCGACAGTACGTGGCCCTAAAAATGGTGCGCAATGAGAAGCGCTTTCATCGTCAAGCAGCTGAGGAGATCCGGATTTTGGAGCATCTTAAAAAACAGGATAAAACTGGTAGTATGAATGTTATCCACATGCTGGAAAGTTTCACATTCCGGAACCATGTTTGCATGGCCTTTGAATTGCTGAGCATAGACCTTTATgagctgattaaaaaaaacaagtttcaGGGTTTTAGCATCCAGTTGGTACGCAAGTTTGCCCAGTCCATCTTGCAATCTTTGGATGCCCTCCACAAAAATAAGATTATTCACTGCGATCTGAAGCCAGAAAACATTCTCCTGAAACACCACGGGCGCAGTTCAACCAAGGTCATTGACTTTGGGTCCAGCTGTTTCGAGTACCAGAAGCTCTACACATATATCCAGTCTCGGTTCTACAGAGCTCCAGAAATCATCTTAGGAAGCCGCTACAGCACACCAATTGACATATGGAGTTTTGGCTGCATCCTTGCAGAACTTTTAACAGGACAGCCTCTCTTCCCTGGAGAGGATGAAGGAGACCAGTTGGCCTGCATGATGGAGCTTCTAGGGATGCCACCACCAAAACTTCTGGAGCAATCCAAACGTGCCAAGTACTTTATTAATTCCAAGGGCATACCCCGCTACTGCTCTGTGACTACTCAGGCAGATGGGAGGGTTGTGCTTGTGGGGGGTCGCTCACGTAGGGGTAAAAAGCGGGGTCCCCCAGGCAGCAAAGACTGGGGGACAGCACTGAAGGGGTGTGATGACTACTTGTTTATAGAGTTTCTGAAAAGATGTCTTCACTGGGACCCCTCTGCCCGCCTGACCCCAGCTCAAGCATTAAGACACCCTTGGATTAGCAAGTCTGTCCCCAGACCTCTCACTACCATAGACAAGGTGTCAGGGAAACGGGTAGTTAATCCTGCAAGTGCTTTCCAGGGATTGGGTTCTAAGCTGCCTCCAGTTGTTGGCATAGCCAATAAGCTTAAAGCTAACTTAATGTCAGAAACCAATGGTAGTATACCCCTATGCAGTGTATTGCCAAAACTGATAAGCTAG
- the DYRK3 gene encoding dual specificity tyrosine-phosphorylation-regulated kinase 3 isoform X2 — MKWKEKLGDGVYDTFMMIDETKCPPCSNVLCNPSEPPPPRRLNMTTEQFTRDHTQHFVDGGEMKVEQLFQEFGNRKSNTIQSDGISDSDKCSPTVSQGKSSDCLNTVKSNRSSKAPKVVPLTPEQALKQYKHHLTAYEKLEIINYPEIYFVGPNAKKRHGVIGGPNNGGYDDADGAYIHVPRDHLAYRYEVLKIIGKGSFGQVARVYDHKLRQYVALKMVRNEKRFHRQAAEEIRILEHLKKQDKTGSMNVIHMLESFTFRNHVCMAFELLSIDLYELIKKNKFQGFSIQLVRKFAQSILQSLDALHKNKIIHCDLKPENILLKHHGRSSTKVIDFGSSCFEYQKLYTYIQSRFYRAPEIILGSRYSTPIDIWSFGCILAELLTGQPLFPGEDEGDQLACMMELLGMPPPKLLEQSKRAKYFINSKGIPRYCSVTTQADGRVVLVGGRSRRGKKRGPPGSKDWGTALKGCDDYLFIEFLKRCLHWDPSARLTPAQALRHPWISKSVPRPLTTIDKVSGKRVVNPASAFQGLGSKLPPVVGIANKLKANLMSETNGSIPLCSVLPKLIS, encoded by the exons ATGAAGTGGAAAGAGAA GTTGGGGGATGGTGTCTATGACACCTTCATGATGATAGATGAAACCAAATGTCCCCCTTGTTCAAATGTACTCTGCAATCCTTCTGAACCACCTCCACCCAGAAGACTAAAt aTGACCACTGAGCAGTTTACAAGAGATCATACTCAGCACTTTGTGGATGGAGGTGAGATGAAGGTAGAACAGCTGTTTCAAGAATTTGGCAACAGAAAATCCAATACTATTCAGTCAGATGGCATCAGTGACTCTGACAAATGCTCTCCTACTGTTTCTCAGGGTAAAAGTTCAGATTGCTTGAATACAGTAAAATCCAACCGTTCATCCAAGGCACCCAAAGTGGTGCCTCTGACTCCAGAACAAGCCCTGAAGCAATATAAACACCACCTCACTGCCTATGAGAAACTGGAAATAATTAATTATCCAGAAATTTACTTTGTAGGTCCAAATGCCAAAAAAAGACATGGAGTTATTGGTGGTCCCAATAATGGAGGGTATGATGATGCAGATGGGGCCTATATTCATGTACCTCGAGACCATCTAGCTTATCGATATGAGGTGCTGAAAATTATCGGCAAGGGGAGTTTTGGGCAGGTGGCCAGGGTCTATGATCACAAACTTCGACAGTACGTGGCCCTAAAAATGGTGCGCAATGAGAAGCGCTTTCATCGTCAAGCAGCTGAGGAGATCCGGATTTTGGAGCATCTTAAAAAACAGGATAAAACTGGTAGTATGAATGTTATCCACATGCTGGAAAGTTTCACATTCCGGAACCATGTTTGCATGGCCTTTGAATTGCTGAGCATAGACCTTTATgagctgattaaaaaaaacaagtttcaGGGTTTTAGCATCCAGTTGGTACGCAAGTTTGCCCAGTCCATCTTGCAATCTTTGGATGCCCTCCACAAAAATAAGATTATTCACTGCGATCTGAAGCCAGAAAACATTCTCCTGAAACACCACGGGCGCAGTTCAACCAAGGTCATTGACTTTGGGTCCAGCTGTTTCGAGTACCAGAAGCTCTACACATATATCCAGTCTCGGTTCTACAGAGCTCCAGAAATCATCTTAGGAAGCCGCTACAGCACACCAATTGACATATGGAGTTTTGGCTGCATCCTTGCAGAACTTTTAACAGGACAGCCTCTCTTCCCTGGAGAGGATGAAGGAGACCAGTTGGCCTGCATGATGGAGCTTCTAGGGATGCCACCACCAAAACTTCTGGAGCAATCCAAACGTGCCAAGTACTTTATTAATTCCAAGGGCATACCCCGCTACTGCTCTGTGACTACTCAGGCAGATGGGAGGGTTGTGCTTGTGGGGGGTCGCTCACGTAGGGGTAAAAAGCGGGGTCCCCCAGGCAGCAAAGACTGGGGGACAGCACTGAAGGGGTGTGATGACTACTTGTTTATAGAGTTTCTGAAAAGATGTCTTCACTGGGACCCCTCTGCCCGCCTGACCCCAGCTCAAGCATTAAGACACCCTTGGATTAGCAAGTCTGTCCCCAGACCTCTCACTACCATAGACAAGGTGTCAGGGAAACGGGTAGTTAATCCTGCAAGTGCTTTCCAGGGATTGGGTTCTAAGCTGCCTCCAGTTGTTGGCATAGCCAATAAGCTTAAAGCTAACTTAATGTCAGAAACCAATGGTAGTATACCCCTATGCAGTGTATTGCCAAAACTGATAAGCTAG
- the DYRK3 gene encoding dual specificity tyrosine-phosphorylation-regulated kinase 3 isoform X3 — protein sequence MMIDETKCPPCSNVLCNPSEPPPPRRLNMTTEQFTRDHTQHFVDGGEMKVEQLFQEFGNRKSNTIQSDGISDSDKCSPTVSQGKSSDCLNTVKSNRSSKAPKVVPLTPEQALKQYKHHLTAYEKLEIINYPEIYFVGPNAKKRHGVIGGPNNGGYDDADGAYIHVPRDHLAYRYEVLKIIGKGSFGQVARVYDHKLRQYVALKMVRNEKRFHRQAAEEIRILEHLKKQDKTGSMNVIHMLESFTFRNHVCMAFELLSIDLYELIKKNKFQGFSIQLVRKFAQSILQSLDALHKNKIIHCDLKPENILLKHHGRSSTKVIDFGSSCFEYQKLYTYIQSRFYRAPEIILGSRYSTPIDIWSFGCILAELLTGQPLFPGEDEGDQLACMMELLGMPPPKLLEQSKRAKYFINSKGIPRYCSVTTQADGRVVLVGGRSRRGKKRGPPGSKDWGTALKGCDDYLFIEFLKRCLHWDPSARLTPAQALRHPWISKSVPRPLTTIDKVSGKRVVNPASAFQGLGSKLPPVVGIANKLKANLMSETNGSIPLCSVLPKLIS from the exons ATGATGATAGATGAAACCAAATGTCCCCCTTGTTCAAATGTACTCTGCAATCCTTCTGAACCACCTCCACCCAGAAGACTAAAt aTGACCACTGAGCAGTTTACAAGAGATCATACTCAGCACTTTGTGGATGGAGGTGAGATGAAGGTAGAACAGCTGTTTCAAGAATTTGGCAACAGAAAATCCAATACTATTCAGTCAGATGGCATCAGTGACTCTGACAAATGCTCTCCTACTGTTTCTCAGGGTAAAAGTTCAGATTGCTTGAATACAGTAAAATCCAACCGTTCATCCAAGGCACCCAAAGTGGTGCCTCTGACTCCAGAACAAGCCCTGAAGCAATATAAACACCACCTCACTGCCTATGAGAAACTGGAAATAATTAATTATCCAGAAATTTACTTTGTAGGTCCAAATGCCAAAAAAAGACATGGAGTTATTGGTGGTCCCAATAATGGAGGGTATGATGATGCAGATGGGGCCTATATTCATGTACCTCGAGACCATCTAGCTTATCGATATGAGGTGCTGAAAATTATCGGCAAGGGGAGTTTTGGGCAGGTGGCCAGGGTCTATGATCACAAACTTCGACAGTACGTGGCCCTAAAAATGGTGCGCAATGAGAAGCGCTTTCATCGTCAAGCAGCTGAGGAGATCCGGATTTTGGAGCATCTTAAAAAACAGGATAAAACTGGTAGTATGAATGTTATCCACATGCTGGAAAGTTTCACATTCCGGAACCATGTTTGCATGGCCTTTGAATTGCTGAGCATAGACCTTTATgagctgattaaaaaaaacaagtttcaGGGTTTTAGCATCCAGTTGGTACGCAAGTTTGCCCAGTCCATCTTGCAATCTTTGGATGCCCTCCACAAAAATAAGATTATTCACTGCGATCTGAAGCCAGAAAACATTCTCCTGAAACACCACGGGCGCAGTTCAACCAAGGTCATTGACTTTGGGTCCAGCTGTTTCGAGTACCAGAAGCTCTACACATATATCCAGTCTCGGTTCTACAGAGCTCCAGAAATCATCTTAGGAAGCCGCTACAGCACACCAATTGACATATGGAGTTTTGGCTGCATCCTTGCAGAACTTTTAACAGGACAGCCTCTCTTCCCTGGAGAGGATGAAGGAGACCAGTTGGCCTGCATGATGGAGCTTCTAGGGATGCCACCACCAAAACTTCTGGAGCAATCCAAACGTGCCAAGTACTTTATTAATTCCAAGGGCATACCCCGCTACTGCTCTGTGACTACTCAGGCAGATGGGAGGGTTGTGCTTGTGGGGGGTCGCTCACGTAGGGGTAAAAAGCGGGGTCCCCCAGGCAGCAAAGACTGGGGGACAGCACTGAAGGGGTGTGATGACTACTTGTTTATAGAGTTTCTGAAAAGATGTCTTCACTGGGACCCCTCTGCCCGCCTGACCCCAGCTCAAGCATTAAGACACCCTTGGATTAGCAAGTCTGTCCCCAGACCTCTCACTACCATAGACAAGGTGTCAGGGAAACGGGTAGTTAATCCTGCAAGTGCTTTCCAGGGATTGGGTTCTAAGCTGCCTCCAGTTGTTGGCATAGCCAATAAGCTTAAAGCTAACTTAATGTCAGAAACCAATGGTAGTATACCCCTATGCAGTGTATTGCCAAAACTGATAAGCTAG